Proteins from a genomic interval of Gemmatimonas sp.:
- a CDS encoding carboxypeptidase-like regulatory domain-containing protein: MTARVYGRGRLVLLAALVACGESRASNEANGRIADVPVIPGSDHASAVPRDSALLSLTRAAGGADGMRYTVSAQASSGFIVGKIGGGAPRDTSIAPTHDLSVCRPFTQSLVPSRDGGVGNSVVWLVGVATGPRDDAPRRVRVLLDGCRLDPRVQRVAAGGTVMITSRDAMMTRLQFIDVGGASASRGTVLFNDAGQVVPTSDAAKTPGIVQIRDDLHPWVRAYLAVTPHPFVAITAADGAFRFDNVPPGSYTLVVWHERFGIKQQRVRVDAHVETRVELAY; this comes from the coding sequence TTGACGGCTCGCGTGTACGGCCGTGGGAGGCTGGTGTTGTTGGCGGCACTCGTCGCCTGCGGCGAGTCGCGGGCGTCGAATGAGGCGAACGGCCGCATTGCGGATGTACCGGTGATCCCCGGATCCGATCACGCGAGCGCGGTCCCACGCGACAGTGCCCTGTTGTCGCTGACACGCGCGGCTGGCGGCGCCGACGGCATGCGGTACACCGTCTCGGCGCAGGCGAGCAGCGGGTTCATCGTGGGGAAGATCGGCGGTGGGGCGCCGCGTGACACGAGCATTGCGCCCACGCACGATCTGTCGGTGTGCCGTCCGTTCACGCAATCGCTGGTGCCCAGCCGCGACGGCGGCGTGGGGAACAGCGTGGTGTGGTTGGTGGGCGTCGCCACCGGTCCCCGCGATGACGCGCCGCGTCGTGTGCGCGTGCTGCTCGACGGCTGTCGTCTCGATCCGCGCGTGCAACGCGTCGCGGCCGGCGGCACGGTCATGATCACGTCACGCGACGCGATGATGACGCGCTTGCAGTTCATCGACGTGGGTGGCGCCTCCGCGTCACGCGGCACGGTGTTGTTCAACGACGCCGGGCAGGTGGTGCCCACCAGCGACGCGGCCAAGACGCCAGGGATCGTGCAGATCCGCGACGATCTGCATCCGTGGGTGCGCGCCTATCTGGCGGTCACGCCGCACCCGTTCGTGGCGATCACCGCCGCCGACGGCGCGTTCCGTTTCGACAACGTCCCGCCGGGATCGTACACACTGGTGGTGTGGCACGAACGGTTCGGCATCAAGCAGCAGCGGGTGCGGGTCGATGCGCACGTAGAGACGCGGGTGGAGCTGGCGTACTGA
- a CDS encoding ABC transporter transmembrane domain-containing protein — protein MTPRRSVSPRPLARLAPLVRPYTARLAVAFLFLVVAAAAGLVFPAVLRYLLDAAFELKDRGALDRIALGLLGVFAVQGVANFVQVFLLSSSTERIVATLREQTFAHLIRLSPAFFTERRTGELTSRLSSDLALLQSLLSTWISELSRQTLFLIGGIAMMFVTNPRLTLTTLAVVPLVVGAAFTFGRALRKASTSVQDRIGEAMGMADESFGSIRTVQSFTREGIETERFGAVLHDLVGVAVYRARMRALFFGVVGFVAFGSVAAVLWQGGAQVVEGKLTAGTLVAFLFYALFVAAAVGSLATLFGNFQEAVGAATRVFELLDAEPTVRDPEHPHRFAEPVRGAVALESVAFRYQPDQPDVVQDISLVIAPGEVVALVGRSGAGKTTIASLLPRFWDVTSGRITLDGVDIRDLSLDTLRGAIGIVPQEPVLFSGTIRENIAYARPDASDADVLRAAQAAHAWEFIERLPDQWNARVGERGVKLSGGQRQRIAIARVFLKDPAVVILDEATSSLDTESERFVEQALEQLLEGRTTLLIAHRLSTVRRADRVVVLDQGRIVETGSHDELLGREDGLFARLHQLS, from the coding sequence GTGACGCCTCGCCGTTCGGTGTCGCCGCGCCCGCTGGCGCGCCTGGCGCCACTGGTGCGGCCGTACACCGCGCGACTGGCCGTCGCTTTTCTCTTCCTGGTCGTCGCGGCTGCGGCGGGGCTCGTGTTCCCCGCCGTGTTGCGTTACCTGCTCGACGCCGCCTTCGAACTGAAAGACCGCGGTGCCCTCGACCGCATCGCGCTCGGCCTCCTCGGCGTGTTCGCGGTGCAAGGCGTCGCGAACTTCGTGCAGGTGTTTTTGCTCAGCTCCTCCACCGAGCGGATCGTCGCCACGCTGCGCGAGCAGACGTTCGCGCATCTCATCCGGTTGTCGCCGGCGTTCTTCACCGAACGTCGCACCGGTGAACTCACCAGTCGACTCAGCAGCGACCTCGCCCTGCTGCAGTCGCTGCTGAGCACCTGGATCTCCGAACTCTCGCGGCAGACGCTGTTTCTCATCGGCGGCATCGCGATGATGTTCGTGACGAACCCGCGGCTCACCCTCACCACGCTGGCCGTGGTGCCGCTGGTGGTCGGCGCCGCCTTCACGTTCGGTCGCGCGCTGCGCAAGGCCAGCACGAGTGTGCAGGACCGCATCGGCGAGGCGATGGGCATGGCCGATGAATCGTTCGGCTCCATTCGCACCGTGCAGAGCTTCACACGCGAAGGGATCGAGACCGAGCGCTTTGGCGCGGTGTTGCACGACCTGGTGGGCGTGGCGGTGTACCGCGCGCGCATGCGCGCGCTCTTCTTCGGCGTGGTCGGCTTCGTGGCTTTCGGCTCGGTGGCGGCGGTGCTCTGGCAGGGCGGCGCGCAGGTGGTCGAGGGGAAGCTCACGGCCGGCACGCTGGTGGCGTTCCTGTTCTATGCGCTGTTCGTGGCGGCGGCGGTGGGCTCGTTGGCCACGCTGTTCGGCAACTTTCAAGAAGCCGTTGGTGCCGCCACGCGTGTGTTCGAACTGCTCGACGCCGAGCCGACGGTGCGCGACCCGGAGCATCCACACCGGTTCGCCGAGCCGGTGCGGGGTGCAGTGGCGTTGGAGTCGGTGGCGTTTCGGTACCAGCCCGATCAACCGGACGTCGTGCAGGACATTTCCCTCGTCATCGCACCAGGCGAAGTGGTCGCGTTGGTCGGGCGCTCGGGTGCCGGCAAGACCACGATCGCGAGCCTGCTGCCGCGCTTCTGGGACGTCACGTCGGGCCGCATCACGCTCGACGGCGTCGACATCCGCGACTTGTCACTCGACACGCTACGTGGTGCCATCGGCATCGTTCCGCAGGAGCCGGTGCTGTTCAGCGGCACGATCCGCGAGAACATCGCCTACGCGCGCCCCGACGCCAGCGACGCCGACGTGTTGCGGGCGGCGCAGGCCGCGCACGCGTGGGAGTTCATCGAGCGGCTCCCTGACCAGTGGAACGCACGCGTCGGTGAACGCGGCGTCAAGCTCTCGGGCGGTCAGCGTCAGCGCATCGCGATCGCGCGGGTATTCCTGAAAGATCCCGCGGTGGTGATTCTCGACGAAGCCACGTCGAGTCTCGACACCGAGAGCGAACGCTTTGTGGAGCAAGCGCTCGAACAACTCCTGGAGGGTCGCACCACGCTGCTGATCGCACACCGCCTCAGTACCGTGCGCCGCGCCGACCGCGTGGTGGTGCTCGATCAGGGGCGCATCGTGGAGACCGGCTCGCATGACGAACTGCTCGGTCGCGAAGACGGGCTCTTTGCGCGGTTGCATCAGCTGAGCTGA
- a CDS encoding heme o synthase produces the protein MTGVALDPDKTPTPLSRDLIALTKPRIISLLLVTTVAPMYAAGSPTLLSVLLVSIGGYLMAGGANAVNMYLDRDIDDVMARTRLRPIPSGRMSPIQVLAFGVACATFATWMLAHFVNVLTAGLALAGFYFYVFIYTRWLKRSSPQNIVIGGAAGAFPPLVGWAAVTGTLDVSALCLFLIVFYWTPPHFWALALLKQVDYGRAKVPMAPLVWGERETMYQMVWYTVILIVLTLLPVLFGAFGTLYLLSAIVLNALLMGGVLKVLFAARASKPWTGPAWWVYKYSLLYLALLFLAMAVDRAITR, from the coding sequence ATGACCGGAGTCGCGCTGGACCCCGACAAAACGCCAACACCACTCTCGCGTGATCTGATCGCGCTGACCAAGCCGCGGATCATCTCGCTCCTGCTCGTCACGACGGTCGCGCCGATGTATGCGGCGGGCTCGCCGACGTTGCTGAGCGTGCTGTTGGTCAGCATCGGCGGCTATCTCATGGCCGGCGGCGCGAACGCGGTGAACATGTATCTCGATCGCGATATCGACGACGTCATGGCACGTACGCGCCTGCGTCCGATCCCGAGCGGACGCATGTCGCCGATCCAGGTGCTGGCCTTCGGTGTGGCCTGCGCGACCTTTGCTACGTGGATGCTGGCGCACTTCGTCAATGTGCTCACGGCCGGACTCGCGCTGGCCGGTTTCTACTTCTACGTGTTCATCTACACGCGCTGGCTCAAGCGCTCGTCGCCGCAGAACATCGTGATCGGTGGCGCGGCCGGCGCGTTCCCGCCCTTGGTGGGGTGGGCGGCGGTCACGGGCACGCTCGACGTGTCGGCGCTGTGCCTGTTCCTGATCGTGTTCTACTGGACGCCGCCGCACTTCTGGGCGCTCGCCCTGCTCAAACAGGTGGACTACGGCCGCGCCAAGGTGCCGATGGCCCCGCTGGTGTGGGGTGAACGCGAAACGATGTACCAGATGGTGTGGTATACCGTGATCCTCATCGTCCTCACGCTGTTGCCGGTGCTGTTCGGCGCGTTCGGCACGCTGTACCTGTTGTCGGCCATCGTGTTGAACGCGCTGCTCATGGGCGGCGTGCTCAAGGTGCTCTTCGCGGCCCGCGCATCGAAGCCCTGGACCGGTCCGGCGTGGTGGGTCTACAAGTATTCGCTGCTGTATCTGGCGCTGCTCTTCCTCGCGATGGCGGTTGATCGGGCGATCACGCGGTGA
- a CDS encoding M24 family metallopeptidase codes for MLTPEMLPRLQQLLADADLDGWLLYDFRGTNAIASGLLGFDGLVSRRVFALIPREGLPIGIAHAIEPGPWAQWPKAWPLRTYSGWRALESGVASLVQGKRVAMEYSPGDAIPYLDRVPAGVLEMVRAAGATVVCSGDLVSQIYATWTPDQLLSHERAAERIMHIAHGAIVYAGDMVALGTPVAEHELQARILEAFERAGLETHHGPDVAASENAANPHYMPSAASPRLIQRGDTLLIDLWAREKHGGVYADQTWMASMGAPTERVVTVWEAVRDARDAALSLLQSRITAGLPVRGGEADDAARAVIEARGFGPQFWHRTGHSIDSRELHGSGPQIDNLESRDDRLLIPGVGFSIEPGIYLPGELGVRSEVNAYVAMDSLLVTPGDVQRDLIVV; via the coding sequence ATGCTGACCCCCGAAATGCTGCCGCGTCTGCAGCAGTTGCTTGCCGACGCCGATCTCGACGGATGGTTGCTTTACGACTTCCGCGGTACAAACGCCATCGCCTCCGGGCTGCTCGGCTTCGACGGCCTCGTATCGCGTCGCGTGTTCGCGCTCATTCCGCGCGAAGGCCTGCCGATCGGTATCGCACATGCGATCGAACCCGGTCCGTGGGCGCAGTGGCCAAAGGCATGGCCGCTGCGCACCTACAGCGGCTGGCGCGCGCTCGAGTCGGGAGTGGCGTCGCTGGTGCAGGGCAAGCGGGTGGCGATGGAGTACTCGCCGGGTGACGCGATTCCGTATCTCGATCGTGTGCCCGCGGGTGTGCTGGAGATGGTGCGTGCGGCGGGCGCAACGGTGGTCTGCTCTGGTGATCTCGTGTCGCAGATCTACGCCACGTGGACTCCAGACCAGCTGCTGTCGCACGAGCGGGCCGCCGAACGCATCATGCACATCGCGCACGGCGCGATCGTGTATGCTGGCGACATGGTCGCGCTGGGCACACCGGTGGCTGAGCATGAGCTGCAGGCGCGCATTCTCGAAGCGTTCGAGCGCGCCGGCCTCGAGACGCATCACGGCCCCGATGTCGCCGCTAGCGAGAACGCGGCCAATCCGCACTACATGCCGTCGGCCGCCTCGCCCCGTCTCATTCAGCGCGGCGATACGCTGCTGATCGACTTGTGGGCGCGCGAGAAGCACGGCGGAGTGTACGCCGACCAAACGTGGATGGCGTCGATGGGCGCACCGACGGAGCGCGTGGTGACGGTGTGGGAAGCGGTGCGCGATGCGCGTGATGCCGCGCTGTCGCTGCTGCAGAGCCGCATCACGGCCGGCCTGCCGGTCCGCGGCGGTGAAGCCGACGATGCAGCGCGCGCGGTGATCGAAGCGCGCGGCTTCGGCCCGCAGTTCTGGCATCGCACGGGGCACAGCATCGACTCGCGCGAACTGCACGGCTCGGGTCCGCAGATCGACAACCTGGAATCACGTGATGATCGTCTGCTGATACCGGGCGTGGGCTTCTCGATCGAACCGGGCATCTACCTGCCCGGCGAGTTGGGGGTGCGGTCGGAAGTGAACGCGTACGTGGCCATGGATTCTTTGCTGGTGACGCCCGGCGACGTGCAGCGCGACCTGATCGTGGTTTGA